One Vicia villosa cultivar HV-30 ecotype Madison, WI linkage group LG5, Vvil1.0, whole genome shotgun sequence genomic window, tatatttcaACATCCCCCCTTAAACTTGATTTGTGACTCCAAGCATACTCCTTAGCTTCACGAAAGATTCCAATGGTGCGTCTTGCATCTATTCACCTCGACGGACTTGCTCTACAGTGGCATTTGAATTATATGCGCAACAAATTTGATGTGTATCCTCCTTGGTCTCAATACGTTGCTGATATTACTCAACGATTTGGGGATGCTTTTGAAGATCCAGTCTCGACCCTAATTCAAATCAAACAAACTGGTAAGGTTCAAGACTATGTTGATGAATTTGAATTAGCTCTTACCCAAGTTTCCTTACTACCTGAGCATTGTTTGAGTATTTTTCTTACTGGGTTAGAGCATAATACTCAGATGCACGTACGTATGTTTAATCCGCTCACCATAGCTCACGCTGCCAACCTCGCTAAATTGCTTGAAGCCTCCAAACAGTTTTCCCCAAAACCCTTAATCGTTTTACCCCTCACTCGTCCAAACCTTTTGTTGTCAAAACCTCTCTACCAAACCCTACCCAGCCACCTTCCCTCACATATTCCACTTCAAATGCCACACCTTCTCCAAAACCCCTGTTCACTCGTACCTCGCGTTCCTATTCGGCAGCTGAAATGGCTGACAGAAGAGCTAAGGGTTTATGTATGTTTTGTGATGAAGTTTTTACACCAGGTCATCAACTTAAACATAAGCGTTCTCAGCTGATGGTTCTAGAGTTGGATGATGATGCAGATATGATTGATGAAGAGATTGTGGTTGAGGAACCCACTTCTCAACCTGTGGAAACAACAGAGTTTGACAACCCTCAATTATCTCTGCAAGCTCTTACGGGTATTTCTAGCTATCAAACTATGCGTGTAACGGGTACACATGAAAAGAAACCATTGCAAATTCTTTTGGATAGTGGCAGCACTCATAATTTTCTAGATTTAGCTGTGGCTAGAAAATTAGGGTGTAAATTAGAAGCTATCACACCCATGTCTATCATAGGTGGTGGAGGGAACAAATTAGAGGCTCCTTACATTTGCAAGAATTTTCAATGGACCCTGCAACAAACATCTTTTGTGGCTGATGTTATTGTCCTTCCCTTGGTTTGTTGTgatttaattttgggtatccAATGGCTGAAATCTCTAGGACCTGTTGTTTGGGATTTTGATAGGTTGCATATGGAATTTCATGTCAAAGGTCGTAAACTCTCGTTGCGTGGTGCCAAACCTTCTGGTACTAAGATGATCACTGCAGAAGCTCTCAATTTAGCTGTCCAACAAGGTGCTGAGTTGTGCTTCTTAGCAATGGATGATCCCAATCCTCAGTTAATTATCCCAACTTGCCATTTAATCTCTGCTCAAACAGTGGCCCCTGTTCTTCCTTTGGAGATTGAAGATCTGTTAACTGCCTACGAGGATATTTTTGCAGTACCTTGCCATTTACCACCCTCTAGGCCAGGGTTTGATCATAAAATTCCGGTTATGGAAGGTACCATTCCATTTAATTTACGCCCTTATCGATACTCTGTGCTTCAAAAAAAATATAGTGGACAAATTAGTTGCTGATATGTTGGAGCAAGGCATTATTCAATATAGTAATAGCCCCTTTGCCTCACCTACTGTGTTGGTCAGAAAGAAGGATGGATCTTGGCGACTTTGTGTAGATTTCCGCAGGTTGAACCAAAGTACTATCAAAGATCGATTTCCCATCCCTTTGATAGAGGATTTAATGGATGAATTAGGGGGTGCAACTATTTTTTCCAAATTGGATCTTCGGTCAGGTTACCATCAAGTTCGCATGGCGGCTGGTGAAGAATACAAAAATGCTTTTAAAACACACAGTGGCCACTTTGAATACTTGGTTATGCCTTTTGGGCTTACAAATTCCCCTGCTACTTTTCAATCCCTCATGAATCATGTGTTCCAACGGTTTTTGCGAAAATTTGTCATTATCTTTTTTGATGACATTTTAGTTTATAGCTCTACTTTAAAAGATCATGTCCATCATCTACAGCTGATCTTTGAAACTGTGCGCCAAAACCAATTGCTTCTTCACAGAAACAAATGTCGTTTTGCTACGGACACAGTGGAGTATCTAGGCCATATGATTTCTCAGGGAACAGTTTCTACTGATCCTGTGAAGATTCAGGCAGTAAGCAAGTGGCAGCAACCTCAAActctgaaacaattgcgtgggtTTTTAGGTCTTGTTGGATATTACAGGAGATTTGTTAAGAATTTTGGTCGTATTGCTCAGCCACTCACTGACATGTTAAGGAAAGACTCTTTTTCTTGGTCTGAAGAGTCCACCCAAGCTTTCTATTTGTTGAAACAGGCCTTGATTACTGCGCCGGTACTAGCTTTACCTGATTTTGCTAAGCCATTTGTTGTCGAAACTGATGCTTCCGAAAAAGGGATTGGTGCGGTCCTCATGCAAGATCACCATCCTGTTGCTTACCTTAGCAAATCCTTGGGTCCTAAGCAACAAGCCATGTCTATTTATGAGAGGGAGCTATTAGCAGTGGTTTATGCCATTCAAAAATGGAGCACTTACTTATCTCATAATGCATTCATCCTAAAAACCGATCAGAAGAGCATTAAGTATATATTGGAGCAAAAGTTGAATACTCCTTTTCAACAAGCTTGGGTTTCTAAGCTTATGGGCTTTGATTTTGAGATACAGTATAAGCAAGGGAGTACTAACAACGCAGCTGATGCCTTATCTCGCAATCACGGGGCTGAACTACTTCCTTTGATGTTAAACAATGATGTACCAGATTTACTTGATAACATTAAGGCTACTTGGTCTACTGATCCTTCTATCACTAAATTGATTGATACTTTGCAACATCAACCGCAATTGCATCCAAAATTCTCTTGGAACAACAGCGTCTTAAGGAGGAAAGGGAAATTGGTGATTGGTAACGTTCCCACGGTCAAGACTACTATTTTGAAATGGTTGCATGATTCTGCTACAGGAGGTCACTCCGGTAGGGATGCTACAGCCGCTCGAGtcaaatatctattttattgGAAAGGGATGAATAAGGATATTCAACAATATGTGAGGAATTGTCATGTCTGTCAATACTCTAAACCAGATCTGGCAGCTTCCCCGGGCTTACTGCAGCCTCTTCCGATTCCAGAAAAAATTTGGGACGCTATTAGTATGGATTTTATAGAGGGATTACCTTCCTCTGCCAGAAAACAGGTAATTCTGGTCGTGGTGGACAGATTGAGCAAGTATGCTCACTTCATCCCTTTAGCTCACCCTTATACTGCTATGGAAGTAGCTCAATTGTTCATGGATCATGTATTCAAGCTGCATGGGATGCCTAGTTCTATCACTAGTGATCGTGATCCTATTTTCATCAGTGAGTTTTGGAATGAATTTTTCAAATTACAGGGGGTCCATTTGAACAAATCCACCGCCTATCACCCTCAAACGGATGGACAAACGGAAATTGTTAACAAAGGATTGGAAACTTACCTCCGTTGTATGTGTTCGTCGAAACCCTCTACTTGGTCGCATTGGCTCTCGTTAGCGGAATGGTGGTACAATACGACTTTCCACACTGCAATTAAGTCCACTCCTTATGAAATTGTATATAGTCAAGCTCCACCATTGCATCTTCCTTACCTTCCAGGGGAATCCACTTCGGTTTCGGTGGATAGGACCTTATCGGCTCGAGAGCAGGTCATTAAACTCCTTcagtttcagctccttcgtgcACAAAACAGAATGACACAGCAAGCCAATAAAAAACGTAGTGATCGCGTTTTTGCCATTGGCGACTTTGTTTATTTAAAGCTGCAATCTTATCGACAACTTTCGGTGCGCAATCATAATTATCATAAACTCCGTCCCAAGTACTATGGTCCTTTTAAGGTACTTGATCGTattggaaaggttgcttatcaACTCGACTTGCCGCCAACTAGTGGCATTCACTCTGTTTTCCATGTGTCCCAATTGAAACTTTGTCCAAATCCtgctactatttccgttgtccctATCCCTTATTCTTCTTCTGATCTGGTTCTGGAACCTGAAGCTATTATCGATCGCAAAATGGTCTAGCGTGGAAGATTGGCTGCTACTAAAGTGTTGGTGAAGTGGAAAGATGTGCCCACTGAACATGCCACATGGGAATTTTATTATGATTTACTTAAGAAGTATCCTAATTTTCATCCTTGAGGACAAGGATGTGTTTGTGGGGCGGGTATTGTTACAGTATTTTATCTAGTCAGCAATTTAGTGGGTAATTACTTTTAATTAGAGAAGTTTGTTTTTAGTAGCCTAGTGGCTATTTCTGTTAGAATATTCCCCACATTTTGTGGAAGTGGTTGTAACCAAATTATCTTTATAAGCCATGTGAGCTGAATAATGGTACGATCAAATCTGCTAATATCTCATCTCATTAATTCTTTCCTTTTGTCATTTTGTTCATCATCATCGAGTTCCATTCCTCTATTGGAGCTCCTGCTGTGAACAGGGATTGTTAACGGTCTCCCTAACAATCCAAAAACCTGTCACATAATGTTCTCTCTATAAGTTATGTTAGTAATTTTACTATTTTGATATAAGCGCAATTGCAGTGACATTTGAATTTTAATCTGTTAGTAGTCCTGGTGATAAGGTTATGCTTCTAGTTATGGTTTTCAATATTTCTTGGTATGGTTGGCTTTGGAGAATGAAACTCATGGAATCCCATATGGGCTCCTGCTACTCATTGTTTGAAGAACAGAACTGATTCATATGAGTAGGTGTTGGTTGCATTCTATGTTTGGGTTGCCTTTTCCGTCTGTGCAATTCGGCTATGCGTAATTCAAAACAGGTTGTGTTAATGCAAATGCTAATTGAGAAGAAACAGGTTTTGTCCTGGCAAATGCTAACTGAGGAGAAACATGCCGTGTCAATTAAAATGCAACTGAGAGCTTGTATCAAGGTTTTGGTGGAATTTGTGAGGGTAATTCACCTAAGATGCTTTGACTGAAACCTATGTAATATTTATTTAGGGGACTTCTTTCAATTTATTTGGTGTTTAAAAATTGTAATGATTAAAGAGTTGAATTATTTAACCTAATGTGTAAATTGTAGAATGTTATTATTATATGTTCCTTTCAAAGTCTTCACGTAAACCATAATTTTCGTTACCGCTACATCAATTTGTTATCGATTAGATGGAATAAAATTAGAATAAATAATTAACTAGGTATCACTGTTATATGGGATTCCTGAAAATCAGAAAACCAAGCAATGAAATCTAAAACAATCTAGTATAAATGGATTATGAGAGTATAAAGTTGAATGTAAGAAATTAATCCTTGATTCCCAGATTCATGAAGTTTGGTTCAAAAGTACAAAACTCATGTTGGGTGGGATGTCATTCTCTTCCACTACAATCAACAAGTCATGTTGCACTTATGTAATTTGACTTCAAAAACAACACTTATGTCCAACGGTTTAGTATTTCCTTTAATAATACAACTCCGAACTAAGCAGTGAATAATGAGACAAACTGAAATGAAGGAATTTCTTTAGCAAAGTCATAGGTGAAGCAAGTATATGTTAATTTCGCAGTTACAGTCGACATTATTCATTTTTTTAGTAAGCAAGTTTGGGATGGAGTTGAACCACCATTGCATGTTTCTGTTCAGTTGTCTTTAGAGTTACTCCCCAACTGGAAGTTTGCTAAGCATAGTAATCAACAAGATATAAAACATAAAGAAATGGAGCACATTATTCAGAATAACAGTTTGTTGCAATTGTTTTACTTTCTTTATGCATCTTTACATCATTATAAATTAACATCAAGGAATGTGTGCATGCAAGCATGAACAATTAGAGCAACATTCTTGACACAATTTGGTTTGGTTCTTAGTTAACTAGAACCAGTTTCGTTTGGTTTTTTCAAACTGAAAACCAGTTGGGTTTGTTTCGAGTCAACTTCAGTTATGGTTCGGTTCGAGTACCCTTGAATTTGGTTGGGTACATGTACCTTCCTCCAATCAAATAAAGATATTTAATGCCACATcatttcttaatattatttttatttttaaaaaaattaaaattttaaattaattaacactAAGGGTACCGGTACCCAATTATAATTCAAGGGTACCAAAGAATTTGCCTTTTATTAATTGTGCCTAAAAATATAGATTTAGGTTCCtatccatgcaagtatttctcaTAGAATCAACTAGCAATAATGAGAAAACTATAAAAATGCAAATTATATTATATAACAGTGGAATGAATCAAATGACTAGTTTCACTTTGATCAAGAATACCTATTTCATCCTTGATTAACTACCACAACTGCTAAATTTTACCGAAAACTGGACAGAAAGATTCGAATTACAAATGAGAAAATATCTTATTAAGCCCGAATTTCTAAAAAAATACCAGCGCAACACGTTGGGTTAATACACACCAATCTAAAAAAAAGGCTGAATCAAATTAAGTATCATTTTGTTTCCACTGTTTAGGAAAACATCCATACTAACTTCAGATCCTTAACAAATTAGATCCAAAATCCTGTTGACATTaaatagcaaaattttcatagtTCACTGCCTAATTAAATTATTACCTTTCCACCCGTGTTGTCAATGAAGGTAAtaatttaaaaactttaaatattaaaactTCAAATGTGTGCATTACATCGGTATTTAATACAAGAGTAATTTCTCAATGAAGCAAATCTAAAAACCAAAAACATCTTAGAGTTGAAATTTTTACGAGAAAAAAATATGCTCATCACGCGACAAGAGTTTCCTTTGTTTTAAAGATGACCTTGATAAAACCTCCGAGACAACGATATCAGCCTCCACTTTATTACAATTTCTCAAATCGATCTCCTTAAGTTGTGTGCAGTTTTCAACCACGTGTATCATTCCCTTTTCTGTGATATAATGACAATATGCCAATTTTAGTTGCAAAAGTCCATAACAACTCTTTGAGACCTCATAGAGTGTTTTATCATCAACTTTTGTAAATGACAAGTTCAACACCTCCAACTGAGGAACTACAAAGTTCATTTCACGTAGCCTTATTTCACGACAGTAGCTCAAGTTCAAATGTCTAATCTTACAACATCTACTTAAAACGTGACAAATACCTTTTTCATATATATCATTGCAATCAGTCAAATCAAGCAGCTGCAAATTGGGAAAAATGGAGACTAACATTATGATGCTTTCATCATTTATGAAGGAATTGCCAGCCAAACGCAGAGACTTCAATTGAGAGTTCACATGAACATTCTTGAAagaatcaaaattctcaaaatttatgTCTTCCATTATGATCTCTTCAAGTGAATGACAGTTTCTAAGAAGGGCAAAGAAGGCTGATTCTGTGAGCTTGTAACATAGACTAAGGTTTATAGAAACCAAATGAGGAAGATGCAAAGACAAGTCGGCAATATGATGATTATCAAGAAAATCAACATGTTAAAGACCCAGATGTTGTATCGAATGACACTTGGATAACAAATAATAAACTCCATTGTAAGTATAGTCGGTACAATATTTGATGACAAAGctcttcaaaggaagagcttCCCTTGCAATAGAGTATAGCAAATCATCTGATAATTTCGAATCCCGGAACTTAAGACTAATCAAAAGCTTCAAACTGAGTAATGAATCAATGAGCAGCGAAGGAGAGTACTTTTCATCCTTTAAATCAATATTGGAAATAGATAAAGATTTCAATGTTGGTATGTCACGGAGAGTCAAAGCAATATCTGCATCCAAATCATGATGGAAGTTGAACTGGAGGTCAAGGAAATTAAGGTTGGAGAATCTATGGAAGATACGGCGGAGAAAGCAAAGCTGTGGATCGCGAATTTTGAGAGAGAATAAGAGTCGATTGGTTATGGAAAGGAACATTTTAGAGACGAGTGATAAAGAGTTAAAGTTGCGGTTGTGGTCGGTGACGAATGTGAACACATGCTCCCAGCAGTCCTCTGGTAGATAAAAAtcaggttttgaagaagtttttttCCTCCTATTCTTAGTGAGGAGGAATGGTGATTTGTAAAAGCCTATGTTCTTTCTTTTCATGTTGAAGAATGATGGAATATTGGTGCTATGCCGTCAGAATTTTGAGACTTAAGGATTTGGTTAGTGTGAAACAAGGGAGCTTCTATGGTGCAGTTGTCAATTTGACTTCAGTGGTGAAGTCACTCCAATTGACCAATAGAATTAAAGCCCTAACAACCCTAATTAATTTTAAGTTAAACTAAGCCACATCAGCTCTATGGTAAAATAACTTTACTGTGGGacccattttaaaaaaaacttttgattATTGCATATAAGTCCCCATTCATTTAATAATAtcttacaaattaaaattaacttttattagATTACAGTTTTTTTTACTCATATTATcgtttttcttcttcatccttcaCCATTCTCCCAACTCCTTCAAAACCCTAAATCCCTAAATTCCACCCATCTGTTCTTCTTCTGCAACCTTCTCCCAAATTTTCTGCAACCTTCTCCCAAATTTGAAATACTCCGTAATTCTTTAAATTGTTCATATGTTCTTCTATCTTCTTCCACTTTCGATTTTTGTTTACTCTCTCTGCGAACCTGCGAGCAGGTAAACACTGCGAACAGATGAACATGACTTCGACCTCTTCGGCGCCAACGAAATCATATTCTCAAGGTTGGTGAAGACAATGAGATCGATAAATATGGACGAAAGATGAGACTGCTCAAGGTGAAGGATGGGACACTCCCACCCATTTTTTAACTGTGTTCATGTTTGATGTTGAGCTTTCAGAGTAAATTTGCGTGTAATTCGGATCTGGTTATTTTTTCAGCAGATTGTCTAATGATTCCATGTTGTAGCCTCCTTTGACAGGTTCATATCGATCCAATATgtatattttccaattctatgtgATTGTGGATTAGATTTGTATTTATGTAATTAATGAATTCCGAAATGGAATTGAATTATCCAGAAATTGTGTAGTTGTGGATTAGggattatattttatcatatgcataaattctgaatttgcatttgaatttgaatttgaattgaattttgagaTAGTTAAATAAGATTTCACATATCTGATACATATGTTTATCTTATGGTTTGAGGACACATTTAAATGGATATGCTCCTCCATTGGGCTgttgatttttttgt contains:
- the LOC131604572 gene encoding F-box/LRR-repeat protein 3-like, whose product is MEDINFENFDSFKNVHVNSQLKSLRLAGNSFINDESIIMLVSIFPNLQLLDLTDCNDIYEKGICHVLSRCCKIRHLNLSYCREIRLREMNFVVPQLEVLNLSFTKVDDKTLYEVSKSCYGLLQLKLAYCHYITEKGMIHVVENCTQLKEIDLRNCNKVEADIVVSEVLSRSSLKQRKLLSRDEHIFFS
- the LOC131604573 gene encoding uncharacterized protein LOC131604573 — its product is MKRKNIGFYKSPFLLTKNRRKKTSSKPDFYLPEDCWEHVFTFVTDHNRNFNSLSLVSKMFLSITNRLLFSLKIRDPQLCFLRRIFHRFSNLNFLDLQFNFHHDLDADIALTLRDIPTLKSLSISNIDLKDEKYSPSLLIDSLLSLKLLISLKFRDSKLSDDLLYSIAREALPLKSFVIKYCTDYTYNGVYYLLSKCHSIQHLGL